Proteins encoded by one window of Marixanthomonas sp. SCSIO 43207:
- the murB gene encoding UDP-N-acetylmuramate dehydrogenase — translation MQIEENKSLKDYNTFGIACSARYFVEITSIEELKEILANQNYTERFILGGGSNMLLTKDIDALVIHVNLKGIKIISETDTHVTLQAMAGENWHEFVQFCIQENYGGIENLSLIPGNVGTAPIQNIGAYGVELKDVFVSCNTVEIASTKEQEFTKKDCNFGYRNSIFKNEAKGKYIITSVTFQLTKTNHNLNTDYGAIQQNLSEKNIENPSISDISEAVIAIRQSKLPDPKKLGNSGSFFKNPIVGSEKFKQFKIDNPDAPYYQLSPSEYKIPAGWLIEQAGFKGKRYDDAGVHKNQALVLVNYGNASGNDIWQLALTIQQKVKDQFGIFIEPEVNVF, via the coding sequence ATGCAGATTGAAGAAAATAAATCACTTAAAGATTATAACACTTTTGGCATAGCTTGTTCTGCTAGATATTTTGTTGAAATTACTTCAATAGAAGAATTAAAAGAAATACTAGCTAACCAAAATTATACTGAAAGATTTATTCTAGGAGGCGGCAGTAACATGCTGCTTACCAAAGACATTGATGCCCTTGTAATACATGTAAACTTAAAAGGGATTAAAATTATTTCTGAAACAGATACCCATGTCACCTTACAAGCTATGGCCGGTGAAAATTGGCACGAATTTGTACAATTTTGTATTCAAGAAAATTATGGTGGAATAGAAAATCTTTCTTTAATCCCCGGCAATGTAGGCACTGCTCCCATTCAAAATATTGGTGCATATGGTGTAGAATTAAAAGATGTATTTGTGTCTTGCAATACGGTAGAAATTGCTTCTACAAAAGAACAGGAGTTTACTAAAAAAGACTGCAACTTTGGCTATCGAAATTCTATTTTTAAAAACGAAGCAAAAGGAAAGTACATCATAACATCTGTTACGTTTCAGCTTACAAAAACAAACCATAATTTGAATACAGATTATGGTGCTATACAGCAAAATTTATCTGAAAAAAACATTGAAAATCCTAGTATTTCAGATATTTCTGAAGCGGTTATAGCCATTAGGCAATCAAAGCTTCCTGATCCTAAAAAACTAGGAAACAGCGGCAGCTTTTTTAAAAACCCCATTGTTGGTTCAGAAAAGTTTAAACAATTTAAAATCGATAACCCAGACGCTCCGTATTACCAATTATCACCTAGTGAATACAAGATTCCTGCGGGTTGGCTGATAGAACAAGCCGGTTTTAAAGGCAAACGTTATGATGATGCTGGAGTTCATAAAAACCAAGCTTTGGTTTTAGTAAACTACGGCAATGCTTCTGGTAACGATATCTGGCAGCTGGCCTTAACAATTCAACAGAAAGTTAAAGACCAATTTGGTATTTTTATTGAGCCTGAGGTAAACGTTTTTTAA
- a CDS encoding RNA polymerase sigma factor, whose amino-acid sequence MEVSKPEIINYIQKAKNGKQSAFKFLLDTYWNTVFGFQLKRVKNEYEAEDISIETFAKAFDKIKTFDEKYEFATWLIAISKNIQIDKSRKKNASLYSNTTNTSEEHIQKIADHSPTPEDKLITEQNLAELLRYIKQLKPHYQEVINLRYFQEMSYNAIAKAVNEPLNNVKVRLLRAKKLLAEIITENT is encoded by the coding sequence GTGGAAGTAAGCAAACCTGAAATTATCAATTACATACAAAAAGCTAAAAATGGCAAGCAAAGTGCTTTCAAGTTTTTGCTAGATACATATTGGAACACTGTTTTTGGATTTCAACTAAAACGTGTAAAAAATGAATATGAAGCCGAAGATATTTCAATAGAAACCTTTGCAAAAGCTTTTGATAAAATTAAAACTTTTGATGAAAAGTATGAATTTGCCACTTGGTTGATAGCCATTTCAAAAAACATACAAATAGACAAGAGCCGAAAAAAAAACGCTTCATTATATAGTAATACCACCAATACTTCAGAAGAACATATTCAGAAAATTGCAGACCATTCCCCCACTCCCGAAGACAAACTAATTACTGAGCAAAACCTTGCAGAACTTCTGCGATACATCAAGCAATTAAAACCACATTATCAAGAAGTTATAAATCTACGGTATTTTCAAGAGATGAGTTATAACGCCATTGCCAAAGCTGTTAATGAACCTCTCAATAATGTAAAAGTAAGACTACTAAGAGCCAAAAAATTACTAGCAGAAATCATTACAGAAAATACATAG
- a CDS encoding aspartyl protease family protein: protein MKVLKNIFLIVVWTSILLGSKVNVFSQGSFALPEGDKRDKVSFDLINNLVIIPVEVNGTPLSFLLDTGVKSTIIFSLAKQDSVELKETKPVNIRGLGEGGFLRGLKSENNEIKIGNAISKNHTIYVIFENSLNLSPRMGVPINGIIGLDFFESFIVKTSYTSKKIKFYKPSQYSYKKCRRCEVLDLKFYKDKPYVDVVVKSENQNKEVTLLLDSGSSDAVWLFKPQGYLKENPKNYFEDFLGLGLSGHIYGKRSRLQSVRAETFELESVNVAFPNKEATENLELYIERDGSLGGDFLKRFTVTMDYPNKKVMLKPNRYFSDPFHYNMSGLTIEHDGVDVYTEKQSLEERTATVGSRFSELKSSTGYKAFNIYSKTEIFLVPRYVVAEIRKNSVAEKSGILKGDEITKYNGRPIHKYKLQELNTLFSSEEGKRINLEILRNNRKFKVSFRLEKVL from the coding sequence TTGAAAGTACTAAAAAACATATTCTTAATTGTAGTATGGACAAGCATTCTTCTGGGTAGTAAGGTGAATGTTTTTTCACAAGGAAGTTTTGCGCTTCCTGAAGGTGATAAAAGAGATAAAGTGTCTTTTGACTTAATCAATAACCTGGTAATTATTCCTGTAGAAGTAAATGGAACACCTCTTTCTTTTTTACTTGATACCGGTGTTAAATCTACGATAATATTCAGTCTAGCCAAACAAGATTCTGTTGAACTAAAAGAAACAAAACCAGTCAACATTAGAGGATTGGGAGAAGGCGGTTTTTTAAGAGGTTTGAAGAGTGAAAATAACGAAATAAAAATAGGCAACGCTATCAGTAAAAATCATACAATTTATGTGATTTTTGAAAACTCCTTAAACCTTTCGCCTAGAATGGGAGTGCCCATAAATGGTATTATAGGGCTAGATTTTTTTGAAAGTTTTATTGTCAAAACAAGTTATACTTCAAAAAAAATAAAATTTTACAAACCAAGTCAATATTCATATAAGAAATGTAGAAGGTGTGAGGTGTTAGATCTGAAATTTTATAAAGACAAACCTTACGTTGATGTAGTAGTAAAGTCTGAAAACCAAAATAAAGAAGTTACCCTATTGCTCGATAGTGGTTCTAGTGATGCTGTATGGTTGTTTAAACCACAGGGGTATTTAAAAGAAAACCCAAAAAATTATTTTGAAGATTTTTTAGGACTTGGCTTAAGCGGTCATATTTATGGAAAGCGATCCCGTCTTCAATCGGTACGAGCAGAAACTTTTGAACTTGAATCTGTCAATGTAGCTTTTCCTAATAAAGAAGCTACTGAAAATCTAGAACTTTATATTGAACGCGACGGAAGCCTGGGCGGTGATTTCTTAAAACGTTTTACCGTAACCATGGATTACCCCAACAAAAAAGTAATGCTTAAGCCAAACAGATATTTTTCAGATCCTTTTCATTATAATATGAGTGGATTGACAATTGAGCATGATGGAGTTGATGTGTACACAGAAAAACAATCACTTGAAGAACGTACAGCTACGGTAGGCTCAAGGTTTAGCGAATTAAAAAGTTCAACCGGATACAAAGCATTTAATATCTATTCAAAAACCGAAATTTTTTTAGTTCCCAGGTACGTTGTAGCCGAAATTAGAAAAAATTCAGTAGCTGAAAAATCTGGTATTTTAAAAGGTGATGAAATAACCAAATATAATGGTAGACCTATTCATAAGTACAAATTACAAGAACTCAATACGCTTTTCTCTTCAGAAGAAGGAAAAAGAATTAACCTTGAAATTTTACGAAATAATAGAAAGTTTAAGGTGAGTTTTCGCTTAGAAAAAGTATTATAA
- a CDS encoding fasciclin domain-containing protein: MKRVTQLFFSVLVFSSFIACKNDKKETIKVEDEIIKEAPQKVQQVKKELTVEEKERLNSVMSKLMVTGETKNYASALVTTGLTEMLSKNEGPYTIFAPSNAAFDSIPAEKKKNLLNVKNKEALSTLLKNHMVEGDIASSALLQKGKGGSNTLKTLGGKTLTVVKSGMDIMIEDENGNKALVGKSDINGSNGVVHVLDKVLFVD; this comes from the coding sequence ATGAAACGTGTTACCCAATTATTTTTTTCTGTTTTAGTGTTTAGCAGCTTTATTGCTTGTAAAAATGATAAAAAGGAAACTATAAAAGTTGAAGATGAAATTATAAAAGAAGCTCCACAAAAAGTTCAGCAAGTTAAAAAAGAATTGACTGTTGAAGAAAAGGAACGACTTAATAGTGTTATGTCAAAGCTAATGGTAACAGGTGAAACTAAGAATTATGCGAGTGCATTGGTGACTACGGGTCTTACTGAAATGTTGTCAAAAAATGAAGGACCATATACAATTTTTGCTCCTTCAAATGCAGCGTTTGACAGCATCCCTGCTGAAAAGAAAAAAAATCTTTTAAATGTAAAAAATAAAGAAGCCTTAAGTACACTGCTCAAAAACCATATGGTTGAAGGAGATATAGCTTCTTCTGCTTTGTTGCAAAAAGGTAAAGGAGGTTCAAATACTTTAAAAACGTTGGGAGGAAAAACTTTAACTGTCGTTAAAAGTGGAATGGATATTATGATTGAAGATGAAAACGGAAATAAAGCTCTTGTAGGTAAAAGTGATATCAATGGCTCTAACGGTGTTGTTCACGTATTAGACAAAGTACTTTTTGTTGATTAA
- a CDS encoding membrane or secreted protein: MGILLITVLLLLLAFAGIAIKIWGKKDGKFAGTCASQNPFLNKEGEACGFCGKSPDQFENCSETSHK; this comes from the coding sequence ATGGGAATTTTACTTATTACAGTTCTATTGTTGTTATTGGCTTTTGCCGGTATTGCCATAAAAATATGGGGTAAAAAAGACGGCAAATTTGCCGGTACCTGCGCAAGTCAAAATCCATTCTTAAATAAAGAGGGCGAAGCTTGTGGTTTCTGCGGAAAGTCGCCAGATCAATTTGAAAATTGTTCTGAAACGTCACACAAATAA
- the lipA gene encoding lipoyl synthase, translating into METQTLERKKTTPKPKWLRVKLPTGKKYTELRGLVDKYDLHTICTSGSCPNMGECWTEGTATFMILGNVCTRSCGFCGVKTGRPETIDWDEPEKVGRSIKLMDIKHAVITSVDRDDLKDMGSIIWAETVKAIRRMNPNTTLETLIPDFQGVTRNIDRIIAVKPEVVSHNMETVKRLTREVRIQAKYERSLEVLNYLKQQGINRTKSGIMLGLGEKEDEVIETLSDLRSVGLDIVTIGQYLQPSKKHLPVKEFITPEQFKKYEEIGLEMGFRHVESGALVRSSYKAQKHLT; encoded by the coding sequence ATGGAAACACAAACACTAGAACGAAAAAAAACCACACCAAAACCAAAATGGTTACGGGTAAAATTACCTACTGGAAAAAAGTATACCGAGTTAAGAGGTCTAGTTGACAAATATGATTTACACACCATATGCACCTCCGGAAGCTGCCCAAATATGGGAGAATGTTGGACCGAAGGCACAGCTACTTTTATGATATTGGGTAATGTTTGTACACGCTCTTGTGGGTTTTGCGGTGTAAAAACCGGTAGACCAGAAACCATCGATTGGGATGAACCTGAAAAAGTAGGTCGTTCAATTAAGCTGATGGATATAAAACACGCGGTTATCACCTCTGTAGATAGAGACGATTTAAAAGATATGGGGTCTATCATTTGGGCCGAAACTGTAAAGGCCATACGTAGAATGAACCCAAATACTACATTAGAAACTCTTATTCCAGATTTTCAAGGCGTTACTCGCAATATAGACAGAATCATTGCTGTAAAACCTGAAGTTGTATCTCACAACATGGAAACCGTAAAGCGATTAACTCGCGAAGTACGTATTCAAGCAAAATACGAGCGTAGCCTAGAAGTTTTAAATTACCTTAAACAACAAGGCATCAATCGTACTAAAAGCGGAATTATGTTAGGATTGGGTGAAAAAGAAGACGAGGTTATTGAAACTTTAAGTGACTTACGCTCTGTAGGACTAGATATTGTAACCATTGGACAATATCTTCAACCCTCAAAAAAACACTTACCGGTTAAAGAATTTATCACACCAGAACAGTTTAAAAAATATGAAGAAATAGGTCTTGAGATGGGTTTCCGTCACGTAGAAAGCGGTGCGTTGGTTCGTTCTTCATATAAAGCACAAAAGCATTTAACGTAA
- the gap gene encoding type I glyceraldehyde-3-phosphate dehydrogenase translates to MAEKIKVGINGFGRIGRNLFRLLLDHPHIEVIAINDLADAKTLSHLLKYDSIHGVLQKDVSYSENSIIINNSSFRFSSEKSIEDINWTGVDIVIESTGKFKLREQLEKHIKEGVKKVILSVPPIEDDIKTVVLGINDGILDEDDTIISNASCTTNNAAPMLKIVHDLCEIEQAYITTIHSYTTDQSLHDQPHRDLRRARGAAQSIVPTTTGAAKALTKIFPDLASVIGGCGIRVPVPNGSLTDITINVKNKTNIEAVNAAFKEASETSLKNILQYTEDPIVSIDIVGNPHSCIFDAGMTSVIGGKMVKIIGWYDNERGYSSRIVDLILQVSGK, encoded by the coding sequence ATGGCAGAAAAGATTAAAGTGGGTATAAACGGCTTTGGACGTATAGGTCGCAACCTTTTTAGATTGCTACTTGATCACCCTCATATAGAAGTTATTGCTATTAATGATTTAGCAGATGCCAAAACTCTTTCCCATTTACTCAAGTATGACAGCATTCACGGTGTGCTACAGAAAGACGTTAGTTATTCTGAAAATAGCATTATTATAAACAATAGTTCATTTCGGTTTTCTTCAGAAAAAAGCATAGAAGACATTAATTGGACAGGTGTTGATATTGTAATTGAAAGCACTGGAAAATTCAAACTTAGAGAACAGCTTGAAAAACATATTAAAGAAGGTGTAAAAAAAGTAATTTTATCGGTTCCGCCGATAGAGGATGATATTAAAACCGTAGTTCTTGGTATTAATGATGGTATTTTGGATGAAGATGATACAATCATTTCAAATGCTTCTTGTACCACAAATAATGCTGCTCCTATGCTTAAGATTGTTCACGATCTTTGCGAAATTGAACAAGCTTACATTACTACCATCCACTCCTACACAACAGACCAAAGCCTTCATGATCAACCTCATAGAGATTTACGTAGAGCACGTGGTGCTGCACAATCTATTGTTCCTACTACTACCGGAGCTGCAAAAGCTTTGACCAAGATATTTCCAGATTTGGCTTCAGTGATTGGCGGATGTGGGATTCGGGTTCCTGTACCTAATGGATCATTAACAGATATCACCATCAATGTAAAAAACAAAACCAATATTGAAGCTGTAAATGCTGCTTTTAAGGAAGCTTCAGAAACTAGTTTAAAAAACATTTTACAATACACCGAAGACCCCATTGTATCTATTGATATCGTAGGAAATCCTCACAGCTGTATTTTTGATGCCGGAATGACCTCGGTAATTGGCGGTAAAATGGTAAAAATAATTGGCTGGTATGACAATGAACGTGGGTATTCATCAAGAATAGTTGATTTAATCTTACAAGTTTCGGGGAAATAA
- a CDS encoding pyridoxal phosphate-dependent aminotransferase — MPKVSVKGQNMPESPIRKLVPFAEKAYKANKKVYHLNIGQPDIKTPQVAMDAVSLHHLDILAYTRSEGSEGYRKKIANYYQDQDIPVNHDEIIVTTGGSEALLFAMGSIADVGDEIIIPEPFYANYNGFATASGVSIVPVISKIENNFALPPISEFEKLITPKTKAILICNPGNPTGYLYSKEEIQKLAAIVKKHDLFLVADEVYREFVYGDEKHYSILQEESLTENGIIIDSVSKRYSMCGARIGCLVTKNKQVLSTALKFAQARLSPPTFAQIASEAALKTPQSYFDEVTKEYKERRDLLVEKLREIPGVKVGEPKGAFYCIAELPVKDSDVFAQWLLEEFDVDGETIMVAPAAGFYSTPGVGKNQVRIAYVLKKESLLKAVNILKIALEQYPNN, encoded by the coding sequence ATGCCTAAAGTATCTGTAAAAGGGCAAAACATGCCCGAATCTCCTATTAGAAAATTAGTTCCTTTTGCTGAAAAGGCCTATAAAGCAAATAAAAAGGTTTATCACTTAAATATTGGACAGCCAGACATTAAAACTCCACAAGTTGCGATGGATGCTGTAAGTTTACACCACTTAGATATTTTGGCATATACTCGCTCTGAAGGGTCTGAGGGTTATCGAAAAAAGATAGCAAACTATTATCAAGACCAGGACATTCCTGTAAATCACGATGAAATTATTGTAACTACAGGTGGTAGTGAGGCTTTATTATTTGCAATGGGAAGTATTGCAGATGTGGGTGATGAAATTATAATCCCTGAACCTTTTTACGCAAATTACAATGGCTTTGCCACTGCTTCTGGTGTATCTATTGTTCCGGTTATTTCAAAGATAGAAAACAACTTTGCCCTACCTCCTATTTCAGAATTTGAAAAGCTAATCACACCCAAAACCAAAGCAATATTAATTTGCAATCCGGGAAATCCGACCGGGTATTTATATTCAAAAGAAGAAATACAAAAATTAGCTGCTATTGTAAAAAAACACGATTTATTTTTGGTAGCAGACGAGGTATACCGTGAGTTTGTGTATGGAGATGAAAAACACTATTCTATTCTTCAAGAAGAAAGCCTAACTGAAAACGGAATTATTATCGATTCTGTATCAAAACGCTACAGTATGTGTGGTGCTCGCATTGGCTGTTTAGTTACAAAAAACAAGCAAGTATTAAGTACTGCTTTAAAATTTGCACAAGCACGATTAAGTCCACCAACATTTGCTCAAATTGCTAGTGAAGCTGCATTAAAAACTCCTCAAAGCTATTTTGATGAAGTTACCAAAGAATACAAAGAACGTCGTGATTTATTGGTTGAAAAACTACGTGAAATTCCAGGCGTTAAAGTAGGTGAACCTAAAGGAGCTTTTTACTGTATAGCAGAGTTACCTGTTAAAGACAGCGATGTGTTTGCGCAATGGTTACTTGAAGAGTTTGATGTAGATGGTGAGACGATAATGGTAGCTCCAGCTGCTGGATTCTACTCTACACCCGGAGTAGGTAAAAACCAAGTGCGTATTGCGTATGTTCTTAAAAAAGAAAGTCTTTTAAAAGCTGTAAACATATTAAAGATTGCTCTTGAACAATACCCAAACAATTAA
- a CDS encoding glycosyltransferase, with amino-acid sequence MVLLYALIVVVLINCGYFFLFSKFSFFTFPEITSEKNYPVSLIVCAKNEAENLQKHIPLWLNQNHPDYELILIDDASIDDTLEVMESFQNEYPQIQIVKVKNNEAFWANKKYALTLGLKRAKNQRLLFTDADCKPASNEWLSTMTAEFSEEKQLILGYGAYQKGRGLLNRLIRFETLMTALQYFSYAKAKIPYMGVGRNLAYTAKLYYDNKGFMSHIKVPSGDDDLFVNEAATPNNTAICVSEKAFTYSIPKTTWNEWWRQKKRHITTAKLYKPLHKFLLVLYYLSTISFWVLAVLTLIFSSWKLALPIVIFRFLIEYIVVGKAANKLGEKDLIPFIPFFELFLVCYQMSIFISNSRTKQSRWK; translated from the coding sequence ATGGTGCTACTTTACGCGCTCATTGTAGTGGTTTTAATCAATTGTGGGTATTTCTTTCTTTTTTCTAAGTTTTCATTTTTTACTTTTCCTGAAATTACTTCAGAAAAAAACTATCCGGTTTCTCTTATTGTTTGTGCAAAAAACGAAGCTGAAAATCTTCAAAAACACATTCCGCTTTGGTTAAACCAAAACCATCCAGATTATGAATTAATCCTAATTGATGATGCGTCAATCGATGATACATTGGAGGTTATGGAATCGTTTCAGAATGAGTATCCACAAATACAGATTGTTAAAGTAAAAAACAACGAGGCATTTTGGGCAAATAAAAAATATGCACTTACCTTAGGTCTTAAACGTGCAAAAAATCAGCGTTTGTTATTTACCGATGCCGATTGCAAACCCGCTTCAAATGAGTGGCTAAGTACTATGACGGCTGAGTTTTCAGAAGAAAAACAATTAATTTTAGGTTATGGTGCGTATCAAAAAGGCAGAGGGTTACTTAATCGATTAATTCGTTTTGAGACGTTAATGACAGCGCTTCAGTATTTTTCATATGCAAAAGCAAAAATACCTTACATGGGCGTAGGTAGAAATTTGGCCTACACTGCAAAATTATATTATGACAATAAAGGGTTTATGTCACATATAAAAGTTCCATCTGGCGATGATGATCTTTTTGTAAATGAAGCTGCAACCCCCAATAATACTGCAATTTGTGTTTCTGAAAAAGCCTTTACCTACTCAATACCTAAAACAACCTGGAACGAATGGTGGCGTCAAAAAAAGAGACACATTACCACTGCAAAATTGTACAAACCGCTTCACAAGTTTTTATTGGTACTATATTATTTATCGACAATTTCTTTTTGGGTATTAGCTGTGTTAACGCTTATTTTTTCAAGCTGGAAACTTGCTTTACCTATTGTTATTTTTCGCTTTTTAATTGAATATATAGTTGTAGGAAAAGCTGCAAACAAACTTGGTGAAAAAGACCTAATTCCATTCATTCCTTTTTTTGAACTGTTTTTAGTATGCTATCAAATGAGTATCTTTATTTCAAATAGCAGAACAAAACAAAGTAGGTGGAAGTAA
- a CDS encoding OmpP1/FadL family transporter encodes MKRVFFFLILALSMGTLYAQGIVDGLRYSQDNITGTARFNALSGAFGALGGDLSAMAINPAGSAVFLRNEASVSARFLDRENEASYFGTLTGSLENDINLNQAGGVFVFDNADENSLWKKFTLGVGYNNNQSFDNELFIAGNGNTSISNFFLQQAQGIPLNSLQLQGNETISDLYSFLGQNQGVAAQNAFLGYQGFIFDPVDPENSNNTQYTSNVGSGNFNQEYTFLSEGYSGKYTLNLATQFTDDYYFGINLNSHVIDYQQSTFLYETNNNQGSTVNQIGFQNNLSVLGSGFSAQLGGIAKVADYLRLGLTYDTPTWYTISEETSQYLETQRTIEGQTNTAIIDPRILNIYEDYTLRTPGKVTASAAYIFGKDGLISFNYSYKDFSEITFKPTSDPSFSALNSNINNTLTAASTYRIGGEYRIENLSLRAGYRFEESPYKNKEIVDDLTSFSLGTGYNFGSYYFDFSYSWIEQDRQQQLYNVGLTDRAAVNTTDSSLVFTFGLKL; translated from the coding sequence TCTTCCTCATACTAGCCCTTTCTATGGGCACACTGTACGCCCAAGGAATAGTTGATGGCCTACGATATTCTCAAGACAATATAACTGGTACTGCTAGATTTAACGCTCTAAGTGGAGCATTTGGAGCCCTAGGTGGTGACTTATCAGCAATGGCTATTAATCCGGCTGGTAGTGCTGTTTTTTTACGTAATGAAGCCAGCGTTTCTGCTCGTTTTTTAGATCGTGAAAATGAAGCGTCTTACTTCGGTACCCTTACCGGAAGTCTCGAAAACGACATCAACCTTAATCAAGCCGGAGGAGTGTTTGTTTTTGACAACGCAGACGAAAACTCTCTTTGGAAAAAATTTACATTGGGTGTTGGGTATAACAACAATCAAAGTTTTGACAATGAACTTTTTATAGCCGGAAACGGAAACACATCTATATCAAACTTCTTTCTTCAGCAAGCACAAGGTATTCCTTTAAACTCATTGCAACTACAGGGTAATGAAACCATTTCAGATTTGTACAGCTTTTTAGGACAAAATCAAGGAGTTGCTGCTCAAAATGCATTTTTAGGATATCAAGGATTTATATTTGACCCGGTTGATCCAGAAAATTCAAATAACACACAATATACTTCAAACGTAGGTTCTGGTAATTTTAATCAAGAATATACTTTTTTAAGTGAAGGTTACAGCGGAAAATACACCTTAAATTTAGCTACTCAATTTACAGATGATTATTACTTCGGAATTAATCTAAACTCTCACGTAATTGATTATCAACAAAGCACTTTTTTATACGAAACCAATAACAACCAAGGTAGTACGGTAAATCAAATTGGATTTCAAAACAACCTTTCGGTGTTAGGTTCTGGATTTTCAGCTCAGCTAGGTGGTATCGCCAAAGTTGCAGATTACCTACGCTTAGGGCTTACGTATGACACACCAACTTGGTATACTATTTCAGAAGAAACTTCACAATATCTTGAAACGCAACGTACCATTGAAGGTCAAACAAATACGGCAATAATTGATCCGCGAATTTTAAATATTTATGAAGATTACACCCTTCGCACTCCCGGAAAAGTAACGGCCAGTGCTGCTTATATTTTTGGTAAAGACGGTTTAATTAGCTTTAATTATTCGTACAAGGATTTTTCTGAAATCACTTTTAAGCCTACTTCAGACCCTAGTTTTTCTGCATTAAATTCAAATATCAACAACACACTTACCGCAGCATCTACATACCGTATTGGCGGGGAATATCGTATTGAAAATTTGAGCTTACGCGCAGGGTATCGTTTTGAAGAAAGCCCCTATAAAAATAAAGAAATAGTTGATGACTTAACCAGTTTTTCACTGGGTACAGGCTACAACTTTGGATCGTATTATTTTGATTTCTCATACAGCTGGATTGAACAAGATAGACAACAACAACTGTACAATGTGGGCTTAACAGATCGTGCTGCGGTAAACACTACAGATAGTTCACTTGTATTTACATTTGGATTAAAATTATAA